In Paenibacillus hexagrammi, the following are encoded in one genomic region:
- a CDS encoding Lrp/AsnC family transcriptional regulator, whose amino-acid sequence MNPATLDETDTRILQILLENSSLTHKEIGHMVHLTGQAVGARVRRLQDLRVIEGYTLRWNPEKIGLTVQAFIAVFMKSSTAHQDFQSYVNAHEQVVETHRVSGEGCYWIRVRVRSSTELNQFLDELLHYGNYRVSISIGQIK is encoded by the coding sequence ATGAATCCTGCTACCCTCGATGAGACGGACACTCGCATTTTGCAAATCCTGCTGGAGAATAGCTCTCTGACCCATAAAGAAATCGGACACATGGTGCACCTCACAGGTCAGGCTGTCGGCGCAAGAGTACGAAGGCTTCAGGATCTTAGGGTCATCGAAGGATACACCCTTCGCTGGAACCCGGAAAAGATAGGCTTAACCGTTCAAGCCTTTATCGCGGTATTTATGAAATCCAGCACGGCTCATCAGGACTTCCAAAGTTACGTGAATGCTCACGAGCAGGTCGTAGAGACCCATCGTGTCAGCGGTGAAGGCTGTTACTGGATCAGGGTTCGCGTGCGATCATCGACCGAGTTAAATCAATTCCTTGATGAGCTTCTGCATTACGGCAACTACAGAGTCAGCATCTCCATCGGACAAATCAAATAA
- a CDS encoding MBL fold metallo-hydrolase encodes MNIQLVRHATLWVEYAGLRLLVDPMFSDAKANPPIVNSANLHRNPLVALPSDRQQWLEPDAVLVTHLHQDHWDKAASSSLLKSVPIFCQPGDERNFMEDGFTSVTAVDQSLTFQCITISRTDGQHGTGLIGQKMGKVSGFVLQSDAEPTVYVAGDTIWCEEVKAALDAYHPDVTVVNAGGARFLIGEPITMDEEDVIHVCRYAPYTKVIAVHMDAINHCLVTRSDLRQGLQQAGLSEQVLIPEDGEWVETANPR; translated from the coding sequence GTGAATATTCAATTGGTGCGGCATGCGACATTATGGGTGGAATATGCGGGGCTGCGTCTTTTGGTGGACCCTATGTTCAGCGACGCCAAGGCGAATCCGCCTATCGTGAATTCGGCGAATCTACATAGAAATCCTTTGGTGGCTTTGCCATCCGATCGGCAGCAGTGGTTGGAGCCGGATGCTGTGCTCGTCACGCATCTCCATCAGGATCATTGGGACAAAGCTGCTTCTTCAAGCCTGCTGAAATCGGTCCCTATCTTTTGTCAGCCAGGAGATGAAAGGAACTTCATGGAGGATGGCTTCACATCCGTTACAGCAGTGGATCAGAGCCTTACGTTTCAGTGTATTACGATCAGTCGAACAGACGGGCAACATGGAACAGGTCTGATCGGACAAAAGATGGGCAAAGTGTCTGGGTTTGTTTTGCAATCTGACGCGGAGCCGACCGTCTATGTGGCAGGTGACACCATTTGGTGCGAGGAGGTTAAGGCTGCATTGGATGCCTATCATCCGGATGTTACCGTTGTCAACGCAGGTGGAGCGCGGTTTCTTATCGGTGAGCCGATTACGATGGATGAAGAAGATGTCATTCATGTATGCCGCTATGCGCCGTATACCAAGGTCATCGCCGTGCATATGGATGCCATTAACCACTGCCTAGTAACGAGGAGTGATCTCAGGCAAGGTTTACAGCAAGCGGGTTTATCGGAGCAAGTATTGATTCCGGAAGATGGTGAATGGGTTGAGACAGCCAATCCTAGATAA
- a CDS encoding GNAT family N-acetyltransferase — protein sequence MRQPILDKGIHIDSDPARVDMPLVYRYLHEQMYWAKSLTLEQFERAVQHSAVVFGLYDEVNGGRQVGFARVISDCATFAYLTDVFILEEYREKGLSRKLMEAVLAHPKLQGLRRFLLVTEDAGGLYAKFGFQPLQDGSHWMQIFQE from the coding sequence TTGAGACAGCCAATCCTAGATAAGGGCATACACATCGATAGCGATCCGGCAAGGGTGGATATGCCGCTAGTTTACCGCTATTTGCATGAACAGATGTACTGGGCAAAGTCGCTTACCTTGGAGCAATTTGAGCGTGCCGTCCAGCATTCAGCGGTAGTGTTCGGACTCTATGATGAAGTGAATGGGGGCCGGCAGGTCGGGTTTGCAAGAGTGATCTCGGATTGTGCTACATTTGCCTATCTCACCGATGTATTCATATTGGAGGAATACCGGGAAAAAGGTCTTTCGCGCAAGCTCATGGAGGCTGTATTAGCACACCCGAAGCTGCAAGGACTGCGGCGGTTTCTTCTTGTTACTGAAGACGCCGGCGGCCTGTATGCCAAATTCGGTTTTCAGCCCTTGCAGGATGGCTCGCATTGGATGCAGATTTTTCAAGAATAA
- a CDS encoding EcsC family protein: MDMGFTLYEEQTIKSLRRWKIRMLKEPGMMEKASKSVSARINKMIPEQVHKTITATVKGMFQTTLFGMDYMPRSEPLAEASLAQSDARAEELLSLYKKIAAAEGAGTGAGGILLGLADFPILIGIKMKFLFELAHAYGYSTQDYRERLFLLYVFQLAFSSQSKKPELLSAIGAWDQTRGSLPPSSSYMQHVDWLQLQQEYRDTLDLRKLLQLVPGIGAIVGAWANYGLLEELGEVGMNCFRMRKLQDKEKMFSTK; encoded by the coding sequence ATGGATATGGGCTTTACGCTTTACGAAGAACAGACGATAAAATCGCTCAGACGTTGGAAGATCCGAATGTTAAAAGAACCCGGAATGATGGAAAAAGCGTCTAAATCCGTTTCGGCTCGCATAAATAAAATGATACCGGAGCAGGTGCACAAAACGATCACAGCAACGGTGAAAGGGATGTTCCAGACGACACTGTTCGGCATGGATTACATGCCCCGGAGCGAGCCCCTTGCAGAGGCATCTCTCGCTCAAAGCGATGCCAGAGCGGAGGAGCTGCTCTCGCTATATAAGAAGATCGCCGCCGCTGAAGGTGCAGGCACAGGTGCCGGAGGAATTTTGCTCGGGCTGGCGGATTTTCCGATCTTGATCGGTATCAAGATGAAATTTTTGTTTGAGCTCGCGCACGCTTACGGATATTCAACGCAGGATTATCGGGAGCGGTTGTTTCTTTTGTACGTATTTCAGCTGGCCTTTTCCAGTCAAAGCAAGAAGCCTGAGCTCTTGTCAGCGATTGGGGCATGGGACCAAACAAGGGGCTCACTCCCCCCGTCCTCCTCGTATATGCAGCATGTCGACTGGCTGCAATTGCAGCAGGAGTACCGGGATACGCTCGATTTACGTAAGCTGCTGCAGCTGGTGCCGGGCATTGGTGCGATTGTAGGAGCATGGGCGAATTACGGACTGCTGGAGGAGCTGGGCGAGGTGGGCATGAATTGCTTTCGAATGAGAAAGCTGCAGGACAAAGAGAAGATGTTCTCAACTAAATAA